The following coding sequences are from one Schizosaccharomyces osmophilus chromosome 1, complete sequence window:
- the trt1 gene encoding telomerase reverse transcriptase 1 protein Trt1: protein MVIDDSSIKKADIAVYLEQHYTQFLNLKQYVEYITVNSPWNSVLNNLASLSSHEIEEFEEFLQSTWAGFYDFSFPKFGSFNPQYSQSELVLHVTQHMFKNDSKYNNNLLTKGFTTNNENFRATHVNGERLGLVSTFPNGSIHTLTSENWKLLLEVIGCDAMYHLLYKGSIFSYLPNNNYLQVTGVPIYSFNLKSSFVGKKRKFESLRHENGHQKETRIGNPWNKISVKRFRLFYKYFYKHFKKDRFFNSGQLTKKTTVYWLQWIFPQQFGLPSVFSDEGFENRASSVLPKKLDIPKRLLKAAPLIHSIAKNLHQVSLLCTFNHYCPRRTNIHFEDPEKSKVLAYSLNVNQVHAFLRSVILKVFPKCVWGTTHIFNIVMRKLLIFLQLTRFETITLHYIMHNIPIRSIPWIRLGENDSKKLCLSDFEKRKQIFSEFMYWFFNTFVISLLQSFFYCTESVESKNATCYFRKDVWASLSNPYLRMVKDSSYMPIETHEILKDSVLPPATIRLIPKKDSFRLITNLRRKHLMKNTFDNHGPGHLVSTNQLLQPLASVLRLSMSDYESRADESFSYRNVFSKILFYKEDLQKHCLYNRKKYFVRVDIKGCYDNIKQDLMSRITKLHLKDPEYVIRKYCMIQKSQGQLIKQHVNEAHSYFDLKPFERLASSLATRMKDTIFVDNVEYWTKTFDELFSILEKHLKQSVVKIGRKYYRQTQGIPQGSVISSYLCHFYMQELIEDYLLFTKEKGSILIRVVDDFLFITVHKKAANRFLKLSSKGNSIRVSKANA, encoded by the exons ATGGTAATTGAcgattcttccatcaaAAAAGCCGATATTGCAGTTTATCTAGAACAGCATTATACACAATTCTTAAATTTGAAACAATATGTGGAATATATAACTGTGAATTCCCCATGGAACTCTGTACTAAACAATTTGGCATCACTTTCCTCACAcgaaattgaagaatttgaagagTTTCTTCAGTCCACATGGGCCGGATTCTATGACTTTTCATTTCCTAAATTTGGCAGTTTTAATCCTCAGTATTCTCAGTCAGAG TTGGTTTTACATGTCACACAACATATGTTTAAAAATGATTCAAAGTATAATAATAATCTTTTGACGAAAGGGTTTACCACG AATAATGAAAACTTTCGAGCCACTCATGTAAATGGTGAGAGATTGGGCTTAGTCTCCACATTTCCAAATGGTTCAATACATACCTTGACGTCGGAGAATTGGAAGCTTTTACTTGAAGT AATTGGATGTGATGCAATGTACCACTTATTGTACAAAGGAAGcatattttcatatttGCCAAACAATAATTATCTACAAGTAACTGGGGTTCCAATCTATTCTTTCAACTTGAAATCCAgttttgttggaaaaaaaagaaagtttgaAAGCTTAAGGCATGAAAATGGCCATCAGAAGGAAACTCGTATCGGGAATCCCTGGAACAAAATCTCTGTAAAACGTTTTCGactattttataaatactTTTACAAACactttaaaaaag ATCGATTTTTTAATAGTGGTCAGTTGACTAAAAAGACAACGGTTTATTGGCTACAGTGGATTTTTCCTCAACAGTTTGGGCTTCCAAGCGTATTTTCTGACGAAGGTTTTGAAAATAGAGCTTCTTCTGTTCTGCCCAAAAAACTTGACATCCCAAAACGTTTATTGAAAGCCGCTCCTTTAATTCATAGCATTGCTAAAAACCTTCACCAGGTATCACTGTTATGCACTTTTAATCATTATTGCCCAAGGCGTACT AATATACATTTTGAGGATccagaaaaatcaaaagtacTTGCTTACTCCTTAAATGTAAACCAAGTTCATGCCTTCTTGCGATCGGTTATTCTTaaagtttttccaaagtGTGTTTGGGGTACCACAcatatttttaatattgTTATGCGAA AAttacttatttttctaCAATTAACGCGGTTTGAAACAATTACGCTTCATTATATAATGCACAACATCCCA ATCAGGAGCATTCCTTGGATACGTTTGGGAGAGAATGACTCGAAAAAGCTTTGCCTTagtgattttgaaaagagaaagcaGATCTTTTCCGAGTTTATGTATTGGTTTTTCAACACATTTGTAATATCTTTACTGCAGTCGTTTTTCTACTGCACCGAATCAgttgaaagcaaaaatgcAACTTGTTATTTTAGGAAAGACGTGTGGGCTTCTTTATCTAACCCTTACCTAAGAATGGTAAAAGACAGCAGCTACATGCCTATCGAAACG CATGAAATATTGAAAGATTCAGTCTTACCACCGGCAACTATTCGGttaattccaaagaaagattcATTTCGATTAATTACAAATTTGCGTCGTAAACATTTAATGAAG AATACTTTTGACAACCACGGACCCGGGCATTTGGTTAGCACAAACCAGCTATTGCAGCCGTTAGCTTCTGTGCTTAGGTTGTCGATG TCAGATTACGAGTCTAGAGCTGATGAATCATTTTCATACAGAAATGTGTTTTcgaaaattcttttttacaagGAAGACCTTCAAAAACACTGTTTGTATAA TcggaaaaaatattttgttcGTGTTGACATAAAGGGTTGTTACGATAATATTAAGCAAGACTTGATGAGCCGCATAACGAAACTTCATTTGAAGGATCCGGAGTATGTCATACGTAAATACTGTATGATTCAAAAATCACAAGGTCAATTGATCAAGCAGCATGTGAACGAAGCACATAGTTACT TTGACCTTAAACCCTTTGAACGACTAGCGTCCTCCTTGGCAACTAGAATGAAAGATACCATTTTCGTTGATAACGTCGAATACTGGACAAAAACGTTCGACGAACTTTTTTCTATCCTTGAGAAGCATTTAAAGCAAAGTGTTGTAAAG ATTGGTCGTAAATATTACCGTCAAACACAGGGAATTCCTCAGGGGTCCGTTATATCTTCTTATTTATGTCATTTTTAT
- the rsm23 gene encoding mitochondrial ribosomal protein subunit S29, producing MLPNVRSTSNVLNVRTGLLGKSKFAWRHRVCNCTYKLEQTKYRNSNGIQEFSTFQPLNKNENDKEQYRESGNLRSNGKKESRSIEYDESNKTNKKSPRQGQGSSNGSIVLDELISHDDQHVKENHKTMHWSPKTEGKMYEIPNPLLEKLDALGAIEKQKKSFSFFSNPVLLHREVTTKLYNILQRSKDVGSEKGRYVLDGSDGSGRSISLLQAEIFAFSHPNYVVLGLHNCERWVDSSSAYAYNPSSKSWVQPELTKEFLTSVMNVNSKILRTLSTSKNYELVPGKSIVAGTDLHTFLRKVTSNPELSVKFYQPFMQELDAATKKPGSSVNVLFIIDNLSILSVPTKYKNPENRNLSPCDFYFIKSLYEYLSGARSFHRGTVFAATSSQPRIKTPSLDVALGKANFDPYVPINNSVYESVKSVKVIPMEPYSVNESLSVMEHLVNSNVCLEPVQSHLQNHVLSGGNPRLFFDTCTRLT from the coding sequence ATGCTTCCAAATGTGAGAAGCACTTCGAATGTGCTGAATGTTCGAACGGGATTGTTAGGAAAGTCGAAATTTGCCTGGAGACACCGAGTTTGCAATTGTACGTACAAGCTtgaacaaacaaaatacAGGAACTCCAACGGAATCCAAGAGTTTTCTACTTTTCAACCcttgaataaaaatgaaaacgaCAAAGAACAATACAGAGAATCTGGTAACCTGCGCAGCAATGGGAAAAAAGAGTCCCGATCAATAGAATACGACGAGAGCAATAAGACGAATAAAAAGTCTCCTCGCCAAGGTCAAGGATCTTCCAATGGCAGTATTGTTTTAGATGAGCTTATTAGTCATGATGACCAGCATGTAAAAGAGAACCATAAGACCATGCATTGGTCTCCCAAGACGGAAGGGAAAATGTACGAGATTCCCAACCCTCTTTTAGAAAAGTTAGATGCACTCGGTGCtattgaaaagcaaaagaaaagcttctcatttttttcaaacccTGTCCTTTTACACCGAGAAGTTACAACTAAACTTTACAACATTTTACAACGCTCTAAAGATGTGGGTTCAGAAAAGGGACGATATGTATTGGATGGCTCGGATGGTTCTGGAAGGAGCatttctcttcttcaagcTGAGATTTTTGCGTTCTCTCATCCTAATTATGTCGTGCTGGGACTGCATAACTGTGAACGCTGGGTCGATTCTTCCAGTGCTTATGCGTACAACCCATCTTCGAAGTCTTGGGTACAGCCAGAGcttacaaaagaatttcttaCATCCGTCATGAATGttaattccaaaattttgaGAACCCTGTCCacatcaaaaaattacgAACTTGTTCCTGGAAAGTCCATTGTTGCTGGTACGGACTTGCATACTTTTTTGCGTAAGGTAACAAGCAATCCTGAGCTGTCGGTGAAGTTTTATCAACCGTTCATGCAGGAACTGGATGCTGCCACCAAAAAACCTGGTTCATCGGTCAATGTTCTCTTTATCATTGACAATTTGTCTATTTTATCCGTCCCTACCAAGTACAAAAATCCAGAAAACCGTAATCTTTCGCCGTGCgatttctattttataaaatctCTCTACGAATATTTGTCTGGAGCACGGTCCTTTCACCGTGGAACAGTATTTGCTGCAACTTCTAGCCAGCCACGTATAAAAACTCCGTCGCTAGATGTTGCTCTTGGCAAGGCTAACTTTGATCCCTATGTTCCCATCAACAACTCAGTCTACGAATCGGTTAAATCTGTGAAGGTCATTCCTATGGAACCTTATTCAGTTAACGAATCTCTTTCTGTCATGGAGCATCTCGTAAATTCCAACGTCTGCCTTGAGCCTGTTCAATCCCATCTCCAAAATCACGTTCTGAGTGGAGGCAATCCtcgacttttttttgacaCTTGCACTCGTCTAACAtaa
- the rrs1 gene encoding ribosome biogenesis protein Rrs1 gives MSTSVEKAIPLEFDLGNMSAFDVTPLDQTKLNSQNSREKEDYLASMARDNTQLLVNKMLALPKERTQDGVLLALPETTTPTPRAKHLPKPKPETKWARFARLKGIAPKKREGKLVFDEASGEWVPKWGYKGKNKELDTQWIVEDGEREKKMTSKQVRHSSRDAKRTRR, from the coding sequence atgtCTACGAGCGTTGAGAAAGCAATTCCCTTGGAGTTCGACTTGGGCAACATGAGTGCCTTTGATGTGACCCCCTTAGACCAAACGAAATTGAACTCTCAAAATAGTcgggaaaaagaagattatTTGGCATCTATGGCTCGTGATAATACTCAGTTGCTTGTCAACAAAATGTTGGCTTTACCTAAAGAACGAACTCAAGATGGCGTATTGCTTGCTTTGCCCGAAACTACCACTCCCACTCCGAGAGCTAAGCATTTGCCCAAGCCTAAACCAGAAACGAAATGGGCACGCTTTGCTCGCCTTAAGGGTATAGCACCCAAGAAGCGCGAAGGAAAATTGGTTTTCGACGAGGCTTCAGGAGAATGGGTTCCTAAATGGGGATATAAAGGCAAGAACAAAGAGTTGGATACTCAATGGATCGTTGAAGACGGAGaaagggaaaagaagatgacTTCAAAGCAAGTCAGACATAGTTCCAGAGACGCTAAACGCACTCGTCggtaa
- the gef3 gene encoding RhoGEF for Cdc42/Rho3/Rho4 (Gef3), with protein sequence MSIPKMFQSRGKRIASDTFPVTSFSCSLDETFAVRRESYPFGQQDSENQSLASISVKTEPILRSKDKQKTVLAVLLEYRDSEAAYVHDLHVARRYYAERLNGHVKKSEWKKVFHVFLELCQQATLFESEISKAFDEEIANMTEDIQVSVRLKPSVAKIFLKWLPKLSSVYSRYCLDQDEIVTIVDKWSNSPSMSDYLQECDSMAKIESKSWNLDSFLVKPMQRFLKYPLLLNQLYKSACLGMIQDYVLLGEACHQSELASQRANEMKRRRDIVVDALKAVTDTQEILVLSTDTISKKISKLKTSINVFYIPEHEYIVSLIQDLFSSYSHLVELRTSICEWIKYSRMHYTHMHAFVDSYVRFCKETPSIQKWVPISLELQNIAKGAILCLIEQCQKDVLKPMSKAIHYCRNPLYIADVWIQRASAFSKRRHSGLTIEADLESFPLLSNCLLEELPTLLSLARSTTDECIVAFSKSQATFYATVTKSLTPFVSLFSTVNFSNLRAIENLMDQTVNNSTKLV encoded by the exons ATGAGTATCCCGAAAATGTTTCAGAGTCGCGGAAAGCGAATTGCGTCGGATACTTTTCCAGTTACCAGTTTTTCTTGTAGCTTGGACGAAACATTCGCTGTTCGGCGGGAGTCATACCCTTTTGGACAGCAGGATAGCGAGAATCAATCGTTGGCAAGTATTAGTGTTAAGACAGAACCTATTTTACGCTCTAaagacaaacaaaagacgGTTCTCGCTGTTCTTTTGGAATACCGTGATTCTGAAGCGGCGTATGTTCATGACTTACATGTTGCAAGACGATACTATGCTGAACGGTTAAACGGACACgtaaaaaaaagcgaaTGGAAGAAGGTGTTTCATGTCTTTTTAGAATTATGCCAACAGGCGACATTGTTTGAAAGTGAAATTTCTAAAgcatttgatgaagaaattgcaAACATGACTGAAGATATTCAAGTTTCTGTGCGACTAAAGCCGTCAGTTGCCAAGATATTTCTCAAGTGGCTTCCCAAGCTTTCTTCAGTATACAGTAGGTACTGCCTTGATCAAGATGAAATCGTTACAATCGTTGATAAATGGTCTAATAGCCCGTCTATGTCGGATTACTTGCAAGAATGTGATAGCATGGCgaaaattgaaagcaaaTCTTGGAATTTAGACAGCTTCCTAGTAAAACCCATGCAACGCTTCTTAAAATATCCTCTTCTGCTAAACCAGCTATACAAATCAGCCTGTCTAGGAATGATTCAGGATTATGTATTACTTGGAGAAGCGTGTCATCAGTCAGAACTAGCCAGTCAAAGAGCTAATGAAATGAAGCGTCGGCGGGATATAGTAGTCGATGCTTTGAAGGCTGTAACGGATACCCAAGAAATTTTGGTGCTCTCTACAGACAcaatatccaaaaaaatttcaaag CTTAAAACTTCGATTAACGTTTTCTACATTCCTGAACATGAATATATCGTTTCCCTAATACaagatttgttttcttcctaCAGTCACTTGGTCGAGCTTCGGACGTCAATATGCGAATGGATCAAATACTCTAGAATGCATTACACCCATATGCACGCGTTTGTAGATTCCTACGTACGCTTTTGTAAAGAAACACCCTCCATACAGAAGTGGGTTCCGATTTCCTTAGAGTTGCAAAACATTGCCAAGGGTGCTATTCTGTGTCTTATCGAGCAATGTCAAAAAGATGTACTTAAACCCATGTCGAAAGCCATTCACTATTGTCGCAACCCTCTGTATATTGCGGATGTTTGGATACAACGTGCTTCAGCATTTTCTAAACGGCGGCATTCTGGTTTGACCATAGAAGCCGATTTGGAATCGTTTCCGCTGCTAAGCAATTGTTTACTGGAAGAACTACCAACTCTGCTTAGCTTAGCACGTTCTACAACCGATGAATGCATTGTGGCTTTTTCGAAATCGCAAGCAACCTTCTATGCTACTGTGACGAAAAGTCTGACACCTTTTgtatctttgttttcaactGTTAATTTCAGCAATTTAAGGGCCATTGAAAATCTAATGGATCAGACTGTTAATAACTCGACAAAATTGGTATAA
- the cyt1 gene encoding cytochrome c1 Cyt1 encodes MFHLFKKKSEMLKFARSGVRSFTQQAEQTSSRRTNIAVASSTLLSVGMVALYYNVYGPKLSAASPKEEGLHFIKHEWPQEKLLKGFDHASLRRGFQVYREVCSACHALDYIAWRHLVGVTHTADEVKEMASEYEYEDGPDDEGKMFKRPGKLSDFLPAPYPNVESARGANNGAAPPDLSLVVRGRHGGPDYVYSLLTGYVDPPAGVEIPDGMNFNPFFPGTQIAMARPLFDEAVEFEDGTTATTSQASKDVVNFLHWANEPDLDTRKKMGFQVMTVLTIMTAISMWYKRFKWSPIKNRKIVYQRPVSK; translated from the exons atgtttcatttatttaagaagaaaagcgaaATGCTAAAATTCGCTCGGTCTGGCGTTAGA AGCTTCACTCAGCAAGCTGAACAGACCAGCAGCAGACGCACTAATATAGCCGTTGCCAGTAGTACCTTGCTTTCCGTTGGTATGGTCGCCTTGTACTACAATGTATACGGACCCAAGCTTTCAGCTGCTTCtccaaaggaagaaggattACATTTTATAAAGCATGAATGGCCTCAAGAAAAATTGCTTAAGGGATTTGACCATGCCAGTCTGCGCCGTGGTTTCCAGGTTTACCGTGAGGTTTGTTCTGCTTGCCATGCACTTGATTACATCGCCTGGCGTCATTTGGTGGGTGTCACCCATACCGCTGACGAAGTGAAGGAAATGGCCAGCGAGTATGAATATGAAGACGGTCCGGACGATGAGGGTAAGATGTTCAAGCGTCCCGGTAAGCTTTCCGACTTCCTGCCTGCTCCTTATCCCAACGTTGAGTCTGCTCGTGGCGCCAACAACGGTGCTGCTCCTCCCGACCTTTCCTTAGTTGTCCGTGGTCGTCACGGTGGTCCTGATTACGTTTATTCCCTTTTGACCGGTTACGTGGATCCTCCTGCTGGTGTCGAGATTCCTGATGGCATGAACTTCAACCCCTTTTTCCCTGGTACTCAAATTGCTATGGCTCGCCCCTTGTTTGACGAAGCCgttgaatttgaagatgGAACTACCGCTACCACTTCCCAAGCTTCCAAGGATGTCGTCAACTTCCTTCATTGGGCCAACGAGCCTGACTTGGATACACGCAAGAAGATGGGATTCCAAGTCATGACTGTTTTGACCATCATGACTGCCATTAGCATGTGGTACAAGAGATTCAAGTGGTCACCCATCAAGAACAGAAAGATCGTATACCAACGCCCCGTCAGCAAGTAA